The following are encoded in a window of Panulirus ornatus isolate Po-2019 chromosome 6, ASM3632096v1, whole genome shotgun sequence genomic DNA:
- the LOC139748931 gene encoding histone H4: MTGRGKGGKGLGKGGAKRHRKVLRDNIQGITKPAIRRLARRGGVKRISGLIYEETRGVLKVFLENVIRDAVTYTEHAKRKTVTAMDVVYALKRQGRTLYGFGG, encoded by the coding sequence atGACTGGTCGCGGCAAGGGAGGCAAGGGGCTCGGAAAGGGAGGCGCCAAGCGTCATCGCAAGGTTCTTCGTGACAACATTCAGGGAATCACAAAGCCTGCCATTCGTCGTCTTGCTCGCCGTGGAGGAGTCAAACGTATCTCTGGCCTGATCTATGAAGAAACCCGTGGTGTACTCAAGGTTTTCTTAGAAAACGTCATCCGTGATGCTGTCACCTACACTGAGCACGCCAAGAGGAAAACAGTCACTGCCATGGATGTGGTTTATGCTCTCAAACGCCAGGGCAGAACTCTATACGGATTTGGCGGTTAA
- the LOC139748963 gene encoding histone H2A, with amino-acid sequence MSGRGKGGKVKGKSKSRSSRAGLQFPVGRIHRLLRKGNYAERVGAGAPVYLAAVMEYLAAEVLELAGNAARDNKKTRIIPRHLQLAIRNDEELNKLLSGVTIAQGGVLPNIQAVLLPKKTEKK; translated from the coding sequence ATGTCAGGACGAGGCAAGGGAGGCAAAGTCAAGGGCAAGTCCAAGAGTCGCTCCAGTCGAGCGGGACTCCAGTTTCCCGTAGGTAGAATCCACCGCCTTCTGCGCAAGGGAAACTACGCCGAACGTGTCGGTGCTGGTGCCCCAGTCTACCtggcagctgtcatggagtacctGGCCGCTGAAGTACTAGAGTTAGCCGGTAACGCTGCCCGTGACAACAAGAAGACTCGTATCATCCCTCGTCACTTGCAGCTGGCCATCCGTAATGACGAGGAACTCAACAAGCTTCTCTCTGGTGTCACCATTGCCCAGGGAGGTGTCCTGCCTAACATTCAGGCTGTCCTCCTTCCCAAGAAGACGGAAAAGAAGTAg
- the LOC139748964 gene encoding histone H3 codes for MARTKQTARKSTGGKAPRKQLATKAARKSAPATGGVKKPHRYRPGTVALREIRRYQKSTELLIRKLPFQRLVREIAQDFKTDLRFQSSAVMALQEASEAYLVGLFEDTNLCAIHAKRVTIMPKDIQLARRIRGERA; via the coding sequence ATGGCTCGAACCAAGCAGACTGCTCGCAAGTCTACAGGAGGCAAGGCCCCTCGCAAACAGCTGGCCACTAAGGCAGCTCGTAAATCTGCTCCTGCTACTGGTGGTGTTAAGAAGCCTCACCGTTATAGGCCTGGAACTGTGGCTCTGCGTGAAATCCGACGTTACCAGAAAAGCACCGAGTTACTCATCAGAAAGCTACCCTTCCAGCGTCTTGTGCGAGAGATTGCACAAGACTTCAAGACAGATCTACGTTTCCAGTCGTCTGCCGTCATGGCCCTTCAGGAAGCCTCTGAAGCATACCTGGTGGGTCTCTTTGAAGATACCAACTTGTGCGCCATTCACGCCAAGCGTGTCACCATCATGCCCAAAGACATCCAGCTGGCACGTCGTATTCGAGGAGAACGCGCCTAA
- the LOC139748965 gene encoding histone H2B yields the protein MPPKASGKAAKKAGKAQKAIAKGDKKKKRRRKESYSIYIYKVLKQVHPDTGISSKAMSIMNSFVNDIFERIAAEASRLAHYNKRSTITSREIQTAVRLLLPGELAKHAVSEGTKAVTKYTSSK from the coding sequence ATGCCTCCCAAAGCATCAGGAAAGGCTGCCAAGAAGGCTGGAAAAGCTCAGAAAGCCATCGCTAAGGGCGATAAGAAGAAGAagcgcaggaggaaggagagctacAGTATCTACATCTACAAGGTTCTCAAACAGGTTCACCCGGACACCGGTATCTCTTCCAAGGCCATGTCCATTATGAACTCTTTCGTGAACGACATTTTTGAACGTATCGCTGCTGAGGCTTCCCGCCTTGCCCACTACAACAaacgctccaccatcaccagtcgggAGATCCAGACTGCTGTTCGACTtcttttacctggtgaactggccAAGCACGCCGTGTCCGAGGGTACAAAAGCTGTTACCAAGTACACCTCTTCTAAGTAA